A window from Amblyomma americanum isolate KBUSLIRL-KWMA chromosome 7, ASM5285725v1, whole genome shotgun sequence encodes these proteins:
- the LOC144098339 gene encoding uncharacterized protein LOC144098339 isoform X3, protein MSSTPSLALPSRAARAPQLLMLAALLSVGFSEPVTQPTHEDLRESINSPMPYGFKYEAYGEDGGGHTRQESADGSGRVVGSYTIFTREGLLRRVFYEADHNGFRAHIETNEPGTKTSNPADVTIVSTASEGGGGTADAPLPNAATTRPVKTTSPAAGGTTNQTPETTTDLPPGYVLPDRYRPNASRRPPGSELLTSRILTLDKPVDGNQVYPGRPGFESDTDVPSPPVGIHTGLPPAGIVPVGPVQVTRVPGRPGSAPASRPRPHVNYVPSKDTYGPSRPSYDGSFRIPAGSSGGIFSPSQLASKGNAGGPQALDQTGHGDGYSFSADRGSGIPGPGLKTTFPGSPAAPRGQGLGSQPYGPHKYGPEGTGAFRDEYGVGHRGPQYQPPGLGAPLFTRVTQGSSKFPGRVDYGSRPGFPGASRPAFPGTPGVPSGVSGGTRPSFGSRGPFGGPRFGPGGSPAGAPLDQFGGGGPAGNRYDTPGQPFVPGGFVGSQGPPPGAQGGTGAAIDGGDSGDSSNEDGFAPNDPRRPFLFRNEDQRPPAPPGTQRFQGPDRRFQGNRGNVPRGPFRRPAFGGTRRDDPFRPYKPRPIESGHPEPVFVPQDLSGPGSRTTPFDTADPQRIGGSGFPQQPSSFGGQRPGGFSTGRPYRNRFPSGGPYPATGQQDQFDRTPQQSLTPYLPGTPPVPAIANVGSVPNPRNHFANRVFDRTPADTLGRPVGQPPLHPPSLIGMEIIRYGPHGPQVHRFNGSAGPGSLAPPENLEFRGPLQPSRFPGSVQRTPLSANRLVPRPPLPIRGNVNRVLFSEAPPQPTFPRRLGEPKGPEEDFGGAFEGLIRDERPDLLELRPKQKPSGAVSGKAGGGLDFLEELLPFYEKDSDINKKGNEAAGENERKPVVHEPIVPEHRDLLCDDDDPRFSDPRKPGCIKKPKPLGGDAGGAAEPDGKNNEAPIDADEEFLNYRNPFSGVLPSPGAAEKVDRDGKNFQRPFLDGDRKVIPVLIDRNQPNPGTLEGTVEVTRNKLSPGADEAGVPGRSSTPELGAESPIEGRRAFGNNGVSPRNFGVFPGPGLAQGIGGPSTGKAGTFPSPVPPPQDGNLLTFQNIPQRGVNDLRGIQDPFRRNFQPFGQPAFAPPQQTIRFGQRLSGVRNQNPLVPSQRPFRTQTRIQPQPQGHVVFPPPPLHRKAVLSPPDGPDSPTSGFGDPLSFTSPQSQDASRLEHPAGGFGQPGQRKDTGAGTFGDVGGAPPRFAFVDSRRLGQGAVKTPVQGLTTGREDGTQDLQGQIVSQGPDALAPGSLTPTSPAGKVKFPDENIAPPAPFTFFDTKKPTLVPNRPPLNVVRRKPFKSPSDVTGKSVEARLAPEAPQSVQGLEPGSLLRKPLLAGNGQIGDELDRGAPIGVSGPFNFVDSRKPLEIARQRVAQRRPQGFDSARQSGAQPLRPGILTVTSAPFDGNLDSGRQGGFAGAPEELRRQQPQENGPSGAIDGVAEFPAALIPQTGPVRQPVQAPRPVLLSVKRVPVRGTAVTGGAVADQDPRNIQAFVQDSQTKADKAISGQELLRRGANSAGSAEEGDREEDGEPQRVNPYSFGYSSYDGLGSHVTRHESKDDTGRVTGYYVVEDVDGRKRTVHYVADKDGFRATVHTNEQGTDNLDPASVKMRVENRMPHPPPTPRTPSQGSPVKTSPSPGLGDGVDVPVLDTVDQSVKKS, encoded by the exons GCGGCTCGAGCGCCGCAGCTCCTCATGCTGGCGGCTCTGCTCTCGGTTGGATTCTCGGAACCCGTCACGCAG CCCACGCATGAGGACCTCCGCgagagcatcaactcgcccatgCCGTACGGCTTCAAGTACGAGGCGTACGGCGAGGACGGCGGAGGCCACACGCGCCAGGAGTCGGCCGACGGCAGCGGCCGCGTCGTCGGCTCGTACACCATCTTCACCCGGGAAGGGCTGCTGAGGCGGGTCTTCTACGAGGCCGACCACAACGGCTTCCGCGCCCACATCGAGACCAACGAGCCGGGCACCAAGACGTCCAACCCGgccgacgtcaccatcgtgtccACGGCCTCGGAGGGCGGAGGGGGCACGGCGGACGCACCCTTGCCCAACGCTGCCACCACGAGGCCCGTCAAGACCACGTCACCGGCTGCCGGCGGCACGACC AACCAAACTCCCGAAACGACGACCGACCTGCCTCCTGGGTACGTGCTCCCTGACCGCTACCGGCCAAATGCGTCCAGACGACCCCCAGGATCTGAGCTGCTCACATCACGGATTTTGACTCTGGACAAGCCGGTCGACGGGAATCAGGTCTATCCGGGACGTCCAGGTTTCGAGTCGGACACCGACGTCCCGAGCCCGCCGGTGGGCATCCACACGGGTCTTCCACCCGCCGGCATCGTGCCCGTGGGCCCCGTCCAGGTGACCCGTGTTCCAGGGCGTCCTGGAAGCGCTCCGGCGTCGAGACCTCGTCCCCACGTCAACTACGTTCCGTCTAAAGACACATACGGGCCCTCCCGCCCTTCGTACGACGGGTCATTTAGGATACCCGCAGGTTCGTCCGGAGGCATCTTTTCACCCTCCCAGCTGGCGTCTAAAGGGAACGCTGGAGGTCCTCAAGCGCTTGATCAGACTGGACATGGCGATGGATACTCATTCTCAGCGGATCGTGGCTCTGGAATACCAGGTCCTGGTTTAAAGACTACCTTTCCCGGGTCGCCAGCTGCTCCACGCGGGCAAGGTTTAGGATCACAGCCATACGGTCCACACAAATATGGCCCCGAAGGCACAGGTGCCTTCCGGGATGAGTACGGGGTAGGGCATCGTGGGCCACAGTATCAGCCTCCCGGCCTCGGAGCACCGCTGTTCACACGCGTCACTCAAGGTTCTTCAAAGTTCCCTGGACGAGTTGACTACGGCTCCCGGCCAGGCTTCCCCGGAGCGAGTCGGCCAGCGTTTCCCGGTACGCCAGGAGTCCCTAGTGGAGTCTCTGGGGGAACTAGACCATCATTTGGCAGCAGAGGCCCCTTCGGAGGTCCGCGCTTCGGACCCGGTGGCAGTCCCGCTGGAGCACCTCTGGATCAATTCGGAGGCGGTGGACCCGCGGGAAATCGCTACGATACACCTGGACAACCATTTGTCCCAG GTGGCTTTGTTGGAAGCCAAGGCCCGCCACCGGGGGCACAGGGCGGCACTGGAGCAGCTATTGACGGCGGAGACAGTGGC GACTCCAGCAACGAGGACGGCTTCGCTCCGAACGATCCTCGGCGGCCGTTCCTCTTCAGAAACGAGGACCAAAGGCCGCCCGCTCCC CCGGGCACCCAGCGGTTCCAGGGTCCGGACAGGCGTTTCCAGGGCAACCGTGGCAACGTGCCGCGAGGACCTTTCCGACGCCCTGCGTTCGGAGGCACCCGACGCGACGATCCGTTCAGGCCGTACAAGCCCCGCCCCATCGAG AGTGGTCACCCAGAACCCGTCTTCGTGCCGCAAGACCTTTCTGGACCAGGCAGCCGCACCACACCGTTTGACACGGCGGACCCACAGCGAATCGGTGGTTCGGGATTTCCCCAGCAGCCTTCTAGCTTCGGAGGACAGAGACCGGGCGGTTTCTCGACGGGCCGCCCCTACCGGAACAGGTTTCCTTCCGGCGGTCCGTACCCAGCGACCGGACAGCAGGACCAGTTCGACAGAACACCTCAGCAGTCTCTCACGCCATACCTACCCGGCACGCCACCGGTACCCGCAATAGCGAACGTGGGCAGCGTCCCGAACCCGCGAAACCACTTCGCCAATCGTGTCTTTGACCGCACCCCTGCCGACACGCTTGGCAGACCTGTGGGCCAGCCTCCCCTTCACCCTCCTTCCTTGATTGGCATGGAAATTATCCGCTACGGTCCGCACGGTCCGCAAGTCCACAGGTTCAACGGTAGCGCTGGGCCTGGGTCATTGGCGCCGCCAGAAAATCTCGAGTTTCGTGGCCCGTTGCAGCCGTCGAGGTTCCCCGGCAGCGTTCAGAGAACACCGCTGTCTGCCAACAGGCTCGTGCCTAGGCCTCCGTTGCCTATCAGAGGTAACGTGAATCGGGTCCTGTTCAGTGAAGCGCCCCCGCAGCCGACGTTTCCCAGACGTCTGGGTGAACCCAAAGGCCCCGAAGAGGACTTCGGGGGTGCGTTCGAAGGCCTGATTAGAGACGAACGGCCCGACCTGCTCGAGCTGAGACCAAAACAGAAGCCGTCAGGAGCAGTGTCTGGAAAGGCTGGTGGCGGCCTTGATTTCCTGGAAGAGCTTTTGCCGTTTTACGAAAAGGATTCAGACATCAATAAGAAGGGCAATGAAGCTGCCGGGGAAAACGAGAGGAAACCAGTGGTCCACGAGCCAATAGTTCCAGAACACCGCGACTTGCTCTGCGATGACGACGATCCCAGGTTCTCGGATCCGAGAAAGCCTGGTTGCATAAAGAAGCCGAAACCACTCGGAGGGGATGCAGGTGGCGCTGCGGAACCTGACGGCAAGAATAACGAAGCACCCATCGACGCTGATGAAGAATTCTTGAATTACAGAAATCCGTTTTCTGGTGTTCTTCCATCCCCTGGTGCAGCAGAAAAAGTGGATCGGGATGGCAAGAACTTCCAGCGCCCGTTCCTCGACGGAGACAGGAAAGTGATCCCGGTGCTCATTGACCGAAACCAACCTAATCCAGGCACACTGGAAGGAACCGTTGAAGTGACACGAAACAAACTTTCCCCTGGCGCTGACGAAGCTGGCGTTCCAGGTAGGTCATCCACTCCTGAACTTGGTGCCGAAAGCCCGATTGAAGGTCGACGAGCATTTGGCAACAACGGTGTGTCTCCAAGGAACTTCGGAGTGTTTCCAGGTCCCGGTCTGGCACAAGGCATTGGAGGACCAAGTACAGGCAAGGCTGGTACGTTTCCATCTCCCGTGCCACCGCCTCAAGACGGAAACTTATTAACCTTTCAAAATATTCCCCAACGTGGTGTGAACGATCTCAGAGGCATCCAAGACCCGTTCAGGAGAAACTTCCAACCTTTTGGGCAGCCAGCCTTCGCGCCACCACAGCAGACCATTCGCTTTGGTCAGAGATTGAGCGGAGTGAGGAATCAAAACCCTCTGGTGCCTTCTCAACGTCCATTTAGAACACAAACTCGAATTCAGCCACAGCCGCAAGGCCACGTCGTGTTCCCTCCGCCACCACTGCACAGAAAAGCCGTGCTTTCTCCTCCTGACGGCCCAGATAGCCCCACAAGCGGCTTCGGCGATCCCCTGTCGTTTACTTCCCCTCAAAGCCAAGATGCGTCTCGGCTGGAACATCCTGCGGGCGGATTTGGCCAACCTGGTCAGCGAAAAGATACTGGCGCCGGAACATTTGGCGACGTTGGAGGCGCACCACCAAGATTTGCTTTTGTCGACTCTAGGAGGCTTGGGCAAGGGGCTGTGAAGACACCAGTACAAGGTTTAACCACTGGAAGAGAAGATGGAACGCAAGACCTCCAGGGGCAAATTGTATCGCAAGGGCCCGACGCATTGGCTCCTGGGTCTCTCACACCCACCTCGCCTGCGGGTAAAGTGAAGTTCCCAGACGAGAACATAGCGCCACCGGCCCCATTCACGTTCTTTGACACAAAGAAGCCGACGTTAGTGCCCAATCGTCCTCCTCTTAACGTCGTCAGAAGGAAACCGTTTAAAAGCCCATCTGACGTGACTGGGAAGAGTGTTGAGGCCCGGCTCGCACCGGAAGCGCCGCAAAGCGTTCAAGGGCTGGAACCCGGTAGCCTACTGCGAAAGCCACTTCTTGCAGGCAACGGACAAATAGGTGATGAACTTGACAGGGGGGCACCCATTGGCGTATCGGGTCCTTTCAATTTCGTGGACTCACGCAAGCCATTGGAGATTGCCAGACAAAGGGTCGCACAAAGGAGGCCGCAGGGTTTCGATTCAGCTCGTCAGTCAGGGGCGCAACCTCTGCGACCGGGTATCTTGACCGTAACAAGTGCTCCTTTTGACGGCAACTTGGACAGTGGCCGACAAGGTGGCTTTGCTGGTGCGCCGGAAGAGCTTAGAAGGCAGCAGCCACAAGAGAATGGGCCTAGTGGAGCTATCGATGGCGTTGCGGAATTCCCAGCAGCCTTGATCCCTCAGACTGGGCCCGTGCGTCAGCCAGTACAG GCGCCACGGCCTGTTCTTCTGAGTGTTAAGAGGGTACCGGTCCGAGGAACTGCAGTCACGGGCGGCGCAGTAGCTGACCAGGACCCAAGGAATATCCAG GCTTTCGTTCAAGATTCTCAGACGAAGGCCGACAAGGCCATCTCTGGTCAGGAGCTGTTGCGCCGAGGTGCGAATTCAGCAGGATCTGCCGAAGAAGGTGACAGGGAAGAG GACGGCGAGCCGCAGCGGGTGAACCCGTACTCGTTCGGTTACTCATCATACGACGGCCTGGGCAGCCACGTGACGCGGCACGAGAGCAAAGACGACACGGGCCGCGTCACCGGCTACTACGTCGTCGAAGACGTGGACGGCCGCAAGCGCACGGTCCATTACGTGGCCGACAAGGACGGCTTTCGGGCCACCGTGCACACGAACGAGCAGGGCACGGACAACTTGGACCCGGCAAGCGTCAAGATGCGCGTCGAGAACAGGATGCCTCACCCTCCGCCCACTCCAAGGACTCCGTCTCAAGGATCACCAGTGAAGACGTCGCCGTCGCCAGGGTTAGGCGACGGCGTAGACGTGCCTGTTCTGGACACTGTGGACCAGAGCGTCAAGAAGAGCTAA
- the LOC144098339 gene encoding uncharacterized protein LOC144098339 isoform X4, translated as MGCSRAAQAARAPQLLMLAALLSVGFSEPVTQPTHEDLRESINSPMPYGFKYEAYGEDGGGHTRQESADGSGRVVGSYTIFTREGLLRRVFYEADHNGFRAHIETNEPGTKTSNPADVTIVSTASEGGGGTADAPLPNAATTRPVKTTSPAAGGTTNQTPETTTDLPPGYVLPDRYRPNASRRPPGSELLTSRILTLDKPVDGNQVYPGRPGFESDTDVPSPPVGIHTGLPPAGIVPVGPVQVTRVPGRPGSAPASRPRPHVNYVPSKDTYGPSRPSYDGSFRIPAGSSGGIFSPSQLASKGNAGGPQALDQTGHGDGYSFSADRGSGIPGPGLKTTFPGSPAAPRGQGLGSQPYGPHKYGPEGTGAFRDEYGVGHRGPQYQPPGLGAPLFTRVTQGSSKFPGRVDYGSRPGFPGASRPAFPGTPGVPSGVSGGTRPSFGSRGPFGGPRFGPGGSPAGAPLDQFGGGGPAGNRYDTPGQPFVPGGFVGSQGPPPGAQGGTGAAIDGGDSGDSSNEDGFAPNDPRRPFLFRNEDQRPPAPPGTQRFQGPDRRFQGNRGNVPRGPFRRPAFGGTRRDDPFRPYKPRPIESGHPEPVFVPQDLSGPGSRTTPFDTADPQRIGGSGFPQQPSSFGGQRPGGFSTGRPYRNRFPSGGPYPATGQQDQFDRTPQQSLTPYLPGTPPVPAIANVGSVPNPRNHFANRVFDRTPADTLGRPVGQPPLHPPSLIGMEIIRYGPHGPQVHRFNGSAGPGSLAPPENLEFRGPLQPSRFPGSVQRTPLSANRLVPRPPLPIRGNVNRVLFSEAPPQPTFPRRLGEPKGPEEDFGGAFEGLIRDERPDLLELRPKQKPSGAVSGKAGGGLDFLEELLPFYEKDSDINKKGNEAAGENERKPVVHEPIVPEHRDLLCDDDDPRFSDPRKPGCIKKPKPLGGDAGGAAEPDGKNNEAPIDADEEFLNYRNPFSGVLPSPGAAEKVDRDGKNFQRPFLDGDRKVIPVLIDRNQPNPGTLEGTVEVTRNKLSPGADEAGVPGRSSTPELGAESPIEGRRAFGNNGVSPRNFGVFPGPGLAQGIGGPSTGKAGTFPSPVPPPQDGNLLTFQNIPQRGVNDLRGIQDPFRRNFQPFGQPAFAPPQQTIRFGQRLSGVRNQNPLVPSQRPFRTQTRIQPQPQGHVVFPPPPLHRKAVLSPPDGPDSPTSGFGDPLSFTSPQSQDASRLEHPAGGFGQPGQRKDTGAGTFGDVGGAPPRFAFVDSRRLGQGAVKTPVQGLTTGREDGTQDLQGQIVSQGPDALAPGSLTPTSPAGKVKFPDENIAPPAPFTFFDTKKPTLVPNRPPLNVVRRKPFKSPSDVTGKSVEARLAPEAPQSVQGLEPGSLLRKPLLAGNGQIGDELDRGAPIGVSGPFNFVDSRKPLEIARQRVAQRRPQGFDSARQSGAQPLRPGILTVTSAPFDGNLDSGRQGGFAGAPEELRRQQPQENGPSGAIDGVAEFPAALIPQTGPVRQPVQAPRPVLLSVKRVPVRGTAVTGGAVADQDPRNIQAFVQDSQTKADKAISGQELLRRGANSAGSAEEGDREEDGEPQRVNPYSFGYSSYDGLGSHVTRHESKDDTGRVTGYYVVEDVDGRKRTVHYVADKDGFRATVHTNEQGTDNLDPASVKMRVENRMPHPPPTPRTPSQGSPVKTSPSPGLGDGVDVPVLDTVDQSVKKS; from the exons GCGGCTCGAGCGCCGCAGCTCCTCATGCTGGCGGCTCTGCTCTCGGTTGGATTCTCGGAACCCGTCACGCAG CCCACGCATGAGGACCTCCGCgagagcatcaactcgcccatgCCGTACGGCTTCAAGTACGAGGCGTACGGCGAGGACGGCGGAGGCCACACGCGCCAGGAGTCGGCCGACGGCAGCGGCCGCGTCGTCGGCTCGTACACCATCTTCACCCGGGAAGGGCTGCTGAGGCGGGTCTTCTACGAGGCCGACCACAACGGCTTCCGCGCCCACATCGAGACCAACGAGCCGGGCACCAAGACGTCCAACCCGgccgacgtcaccatcgtgtccACGGCCTCGGAGGGCGGAGGGGGCACGGCGGACGCACCCTTGCCCAACGCTGCCACCACGAGGCCCGTCAAGACCACGTCACCGGCTGCCGGCGGCACGACC AACCAAACTCCCGAAACGACGACCGACCTGCCTCCTGGGTACGTGCTCCCTGACCGCTACCGGCCAAATGCGTCCAGACGACCCCCAGGATCTGAGCTGCTCACATCACGGATTTTGACTCTGGACAAGCCGGTCGACGGGAATCAGGTCTATCCGGGACGTCCAGGTTTCGAGTCGGACACCGACGTCCCGAGCCCGCCGGTGGGCATCCACACGGGTCTTCCACCCGCCGGCATCGTGCCCGTGGGCCCCGTCCAGGTGACCCGTGTTCCAGGGCGTCCTGGAAGCGCTCCGGCGTCGAGACCTCGTCCCCACGTCAACTACGTTCCGTCTAAAGACACATACGGGCCCTCCCGCCCTTCGTACGACGGGTCATTTAGGATACCCGCAGGTTCGTCCGGAGGCATCTTTTCACCCTCCCAGCTGGCGTCTAAAGGGAACGCTGGAGGTCCTCAAGCGCTTGATCAGACTGGACATGGCGATGGATACTCATTCTCAGCGGATCGTGGCTCTGGAATACCAGGTCCTGGTTTAAAGACTACCTTTCCCGGGTCGCCAGCTGCTCCACGCGGGCAAGGTTTAGGATCACAGCCATACGGTCCACACAAATATGGCCCCGAAGGCACAGGTGCCTTCCGGGATGAGTACGGGGTAGGGCATCGTGGGCCACAGTATCAGCCTCCCGGCCTCGGAGCACCGCTGTTCACACGCGTCACTCAAGGTTCTTCAAAGTTCCCTGGACGAGTTGACTACGGCTCCCGGCCAGGCTTCCCCGGAGCGAGTCGGCCAGCGTTTCCCGGTACGCCAGGAGTCCCTAGTGGAGTCTCTGGGGGAACTAGACCATCATTTGGCAGCAGAGGCCCCTTCGGAGGTCCGCGCTTCGGACCCGGTGGCAGTCCCGCTGGAGCACCTCTGGATCAATTCGGAGGCGGTGGACCCGCGGGAAATCGCTACGATACACCTGGACAACCATTTGTCCCAG GTGGCTTTGTTGGAAGCCAAGGCCCGCCACCGGGGGCACAGGGCGGCACTGGAGCAGCTATTGACGGCGGAGACAGTGGC GACTCCAGCAACGAGGACGGCTTCGCTCCGAACGATCCTCGGCGGCCGTTCCTCTTCAGAAACGAGGACCAAAGGCCGCCCGCTCCC CCGGGCACCCAGCGGTTCCAGGGTCCGGACAGGCGTTTCCAGGGCAACCGTGGCAACGTGCCGCGAGGACCTTTCCGACGCCCTGCGTTCGGAGGCACCCGACGCGACGATCCGTTCAGGCCGTACAAGCCCCGCCCCATCGAG AGTGGTCACCCAGAACCCGTCTTCGTGCCGCAAGACCTTTCTGGACCAGGCAGCCGCACCACACCGTTTGACACGGCGGACCCACAGCGAATCGGTGGTTCGGGATTTCCCCAGCAGCCTTCTAGCTTCGGAGGACAGAGACCGGGCGGTTTCTCGACGGGCCGCCCCTACCGGAACAGGTTTCCTTCCGGCGGTCCGTACCCAGCGACCGGACAGCAGGACCAGTTCGACAGAACACCTCAGCAGTCTCTCACGCCATACCTACCCGGCACGCCACCGGTACCCGCAATAGCGAACGTGGGCAGCGTCCCGAACCCGCGAAACCACTTCGCCAATCGTGTCTTTGACCGCACCCCTGCCGACACGCTTGGCAGACCTGTGGGCCAGCCTCCCCTTCACCCTCCTTCCTTGATTGGCATGGAAATTATCCGCTACGGTCCGCACGGTCCGCAAGTCCACAGGTTCAACGGTAGCGCTGGGCCTGGGTCATTGGCGCCGCCAGAAAATCTCGAGTTTCGTGGCCCGTTGCAGCCGTCGAGGTTCCCCGGCAGCGTTCAGAGAACACCGCTGTCTGCCAACAGGCTCGTGCCTAGGCCTCCGTTGCCTATCAGAGGTAACGTGAATCGGGTCCTGTTCAGTGAAGCGCCCCCGCAGCCGACGTTTCCCAGACGTCTGGGTGAACCCAAAGGCCCCGAAGAGGACTTCGGGGGTGCGTTCGAAGGCCTGATTAGAGACGAACGGCCCGACCTGCTCGAGCTGAGACCAAAACAGAAGCCGTCAGGAGCAGTGTCTGGAAAGGCTGGTGGCGGCCTTGATTTCCTGGAAGAGCTTTTGCCGTTTTACGAAAAGGATTCAGACATCAATAAGAAGGGCAATGAAGCTGCCGGGGAAAACGAGAGGAAACCAGTGGTCCACGAGCCAATAGTTCCAGAACACCGCGACTTGCTCTGCGATGACGACGATCCCAGGTTCTCGGATCCGAGAAAGCCTGGTTGCATAAAGAAGCCGAAACCACTCGGAGGGGATGCAGGTGGCGCTGCGGAACCTGACGGCAAGAATAACGAAGCACCCATCGACGCTGATGAAGAATTCTTGAATTACAGAAATCCGTTTTCTGGTGTTCTTCCATCCCCTGGTGCAGCAGAAAAAGTGGATCGGGATGGCAAGAACTTCCAGCGCCCGTTCCTCGACGGAGACAGGAAAGTGATCCCGGTGCTCATTGACCGAAACCAACCTAATCCAGGCACACTGGAAGGAACCGTTGAAGTGACACGAAACAAACTTTCCCCTGGCGCTGACGAAGCTGGCGTTCCAGGTAGGTCATCCACTCCTGAACTTGGTGCCGAAAGCCCGATTGAAGGTCGACGAGCATTTGGCAACAACGGTGTGTCTCCAAGGAACTTCGGAGTGTTTCCAGGTCCCGGTCTGGCACAAGGCATTGGAGGACCAAGTACAGGCAAGGCTGGTACGTTTCCATCTCCCGTGCCACCGCCTCAAGACGGAAACTTATTAACCTTTCAAAATATTCCCCAACGTGGTGTGAACGATCTCAGAGGCATCCAAGACCCGTTCAGGAGAAACTTCCAACCTTTTGGGCAGCCAGCCTTCGCGCCACCACAGCAGACCATTCGCTTTGGTCAGAGATTGAGCGGAGTGAGGAATCAAAACCCTCTGGTGCCTTCTCAACGTCCATTTAGAACACAAACTCGAATTCAGCCACAGCCGCAAGGCCACGTCGTGTTCCCTCCGCCACCACTGCACAGAAAAGCCGTGCTTTCTCCTCCTGACGGCCCAGATAGCCCCACAAGCGGCTTCGGCGATCCCCTGTCGTTTACTTCCCCTCAAAGCCAAGATGCGTCTCGGCTGGAACATCCTGCGGGCGGATTTGGCCAACCTGGTCAGCGAAAAGATACTGGCGCCGGAACATTTGGCGACGTTGGAGGCGCACCACCAAGATTTGCTTTTGTCGACTCTAGGAGGCTTGGGCAAGGGGCTGTGAAGACACCAGTACAAGGTTTAACCACTGGAAGAGAAGATGGAACGCAAGACCTCCAGGGGCAAATTGTATCGCAAGGGCCCGACGCATTGGCTCCTGGGTCTCTCACACCCACCTCGCCTGCGGGTAAAGTGAAGTTCCCAGACGAGAACATAGCGCCACCGGCCCCATTCACGTTCTTTGACACAAAGAAGCCGACGTTAGTGCCCAATCGTCCTCCTCTTAACGTCGTCAGAAGGAAACCGTTTAAAAGCCCATCTGACGTGACTGGGAAGAGTGTTGAGGCCCGGCTCGCACCGGAAGCGCCGCAAAGCGTTCAAGGGCTGGAACCCGGTAGCCTACTGCGAAAGCCACTTCTTGCAGGCAACGGACAAATAGGTGATGAACTTGACAGGGGGGCACCCATTGGCGTATCGGGTCCTTTCAATTTCGTGGACTCACGCAAGCCATTGGAGATTGCCAGACAAAGGGTCGCACAAAGGAGGCCGCAGGGTTTCGATTCAGCTCGTCAGTCAGGGGCGCAACCTCTGCGACCGGGTATCTTGACCGTAACAAGTGCTCCTTTTGACGGCAACTTGGACAGTGGCCGACAAGGTGGCTTTGCTGGTGCGCCGGAAGAGCTTAGAAGGCAGCAGCCACAAGAGAATGGGCCTAGTGGAGCTATCGATGGCGTTGCGGAATTCCCAGCAGCCTTGATCCCTCAGACTGGGCCCGTGCGTCAGCCAGTACAG GCGCCACGGCCTGTTCTTCTGAGTGTTAAGAGGGTACCGGTCCGAGGAACTGCAGTCACGGGCGGCGCAGTAGCTGACCAGGACCCAAGGAATATCCAG GCTTTCGTTCAAGATTCTCAGACGAAGGCCGACAAGGCCATCTCTGGTCAGGAGCTGTTGCGCCGAGGTGCGAATTCAGCAGGATCTGCCGAAGAAGGTGACAGGGAAGAG GACGGCGAGCCGCAGCGGGTGAACCCGTACTCGTTCGGTTACTCATCATACGACGGCCTGGGCAGCCACGTGACGCGGCACGAGAGCAAAGACGACACGGGCCGCGTCACCGGCTACTACGTCGTCGAAGACGTGGACGGCCGCAAGCGCACGGTCCATTACGTGGCCGACAAGGACGGCTTTCGGGCCACCGTGCACACGAACGAGCAGGGCACGGACAACTTGGACCCGGCAAGCGTCAAGATGCGCGTCGAGAACAGGATGCCTCACCCTCCGCCCACTCCAAGGACTCCGTCTCAAGGATCACCAGTGAAGACGTCGCCGTCGCCAGGGTTAGGCGACGGCGTAGACGTGCCTGTTCTGGACACTGTGGACCAGAGCGTCAAGAAGAGCTAA